The genomic window GCAGTCGCTTCCTTCCCGCCAGCCCGCTTCCGGTAGTGATGCCGCCGTCGATCGGCGATCGGAGTCCAGCAACGGCTCCGCGGGTGGGCTGGATAGCGCGCGAGTGGGGCTGCTCGAGGGGAGAATGGGGCAGGAGCTGGCCGACCTGGTGCGACGCCACGGGGGCGTTCCCGTGGTCGCCCCCTCCGTGCAGGAAGTAGCGCTGGACGCTCGAGCCGAGGTCGAGCAGCTGACCGACGGGCTGCGAAACGGCCTGATCGACATGGTCGTCTTCCTCACCGGCGCCGGGGTCAACGCGCTCCTGAGCGAGGCGGAACGGATCGGTCGGGGGCGCGAGCTGGCGGAAGGGCTGCGCTGGGTCACCACCGTATGCCGCGGGCAGAAGCCACGCGCGGCCCTGCGGCAGCGCGGGCTGCCGGTCTCCGTCATGGTCCCCGAGCCCTACACCACCAGCGAGGTGCTAGACACCCTTCAGCGACTGAGCCCCCGCGACCGTGGCGTCGCGGTGGTGCATTACGGAGAGCGCAACCGGGAGATCGCCGACGCCCTGGAAGGGTGGGGAAGCCGGGTGATGGATCTCTGCGTCTACGAGTGGTCCTTGCCCGCCGATACCGGTCCGTTGGAAGCCCTCATCGCCGACCTCGAGGCGGGCCGGCTGGACGCGGTCGCCTTCACCAGCCAGGTGCAGGTGCGGCACCTCTTCCAGGTGGCCGGGGACAAGGGGCGCGCGCTCGGGCTCATGCAGGCGCTCAACACCCGGACCGTGGTGGCGGCCGTGGGGCCGACGTGCGCGCGGGCGCTGGAGGAGGTGGGGGTCACCCCGCAGGTGGTCCCGGAGCATCCGAAGATGGGACCGATGATCGTCGCCCTCGGCAAACATCTGCGCGAGCGGAGGGCGGCAGCTCACGAGGGGGACCTGTGAGCACCGGACTGCCTGACGTCCGCCGCTGGGAGGTGCACAGGGCGAGCGAAGCCACGGGGCGCGCCATTCACGGATCGAGGCCGGACGACGCCATCGACCTTCACGGGTCTACGGCGCAGGACGGCACTTCGGGGTCGAATGGGACGTCTTCCCCCGCCGCAGCCATTGCGGAGACTGGCCCCGTGCTCGATCGCTCCCTGCGGGAGATGGTCTCGAGCTACGAGCGGCGGCTCATCGAGGAGGCTTTGCGCAGGACGCGGGGCAACCGGGCGCGGGCCGCGCGGCTGCTGCAGACGACCGAGCGGATCCTGGGCTATCGGATCCGGCAGTACGGCATCGACTGGAAGGGGTTCCGCCGTTGAGCGAGCTCGACCCGATCTACGTATAAATCAATCCCGCCCAGGGTTGCCGGGGCGCCGGAAGTCCGTCTACATTCCGGCGCATGTCGAACTTCGCTTCACTTCCGGGTTTCCGGGATTTCTACCCGGAGGATCTCGCGGTCCGCTCGCACATCATGGCGGCGTGGCGGGAGGTCGCCACCCGCTACGGCTTTCAGGAGTACGACGGTCCGCCGCTCGAGCCGACCGAGCTGTATATCGAGAAGTCGGGCCCGGAGATCGTCCAGCAGCTCTATAACTTCACGGACAAGGGGGGGCGCGAGGTGGCCCTCCGACCCGAGATGACGCCGACGCTGGCCCGCATGGTGGGCGCCCGCGCCGGCGCCATGCGCAAGCCGATCAAATGGTTCTCGATGCCGCAGCTCTTCCGCTACGAGCGGGCGCAGCGCGGCAGGCTTCGTGAGCACTTCCAGCTCAACCTGGACATCATCGGCGAGACGGACGTGCTGGCGGACGCGGAGCTGATCGCGGCCGCCATCGACGTGCTGCGCTGTCTGGGGCTGGACCAGAACGATTTCGTCGCGCGGGTCTCCGATCGACGCCTGCTCCGCGCCCTCCTCCTGCACGCTCAGGTCCCCGAGGAGCGGCTGACCCTGGTCTACAACATCGTCGACAAGCTCGAGCGCGAGCCCGCCGAGCGCATCGCCGAGCGGCTGGGGACCGAAGCGGGGCTGGGTCCCGCCGTGGTCGAGGAGGTGCTGGCGATCTTCCGCCACCGGGACTTCGACGCGGTGCGCGACGCGTACGGCGGCACGGAAGGGATCGGCGAGCACATCCACCGCATGCACGAGCTGTTCGAGGCGCTGGAGGCGATGGGGCTGGGCGCCTATGCTCGCTTCGATCTCTCGGTGGTGCGGGGCCTCGCTTATTACACCGGGATCGTCTTCGAGCTCTTCGACGCTCGCGGCGAGCTGCGGGCGATCTGCGGCGGGGGCCGCTACGACGACCTGCTGCGGGTGATCGCCGGCGTGGATCTCCCGGCGCTCGGCTTCGGTATGGGGGACGTGGTGCTGCGCGAGCTGCTGGCGGAGCGCGGCAAGCTGCCGAAAGTGACGCGGAAGCTGGACTATTACATGGTGACGGTGACGCCGCAGGAGCGCGCGGTGATGCTCCAGATGGTCCACCAGCTGCGTGACAGCGGCCGCTCCGTCGATTACTCCCTGCGTCACCAGCCGGTCGGAAAGCAGTTGAAGGCCGCTGCCGCGGTGGGAGCGCACAAGGCGATCATCCTCGGCCCGGACGAGCTGGCCGAGGGGATGGTCGTAGTGCGCGAGCTCGCCCGTGGCGAGGAGGTCAGGGTCCCCTTCGAGCGGCTGGTCGAGGGGGGATGACCGGGGTGAGGCGCGGCACCACAGCGGTGGAAATCGTAAACATCTGACATCTTCCGGGCGGCCGGCCGCTGGTCGGCCGCATAACGTTATCATGGCCGAAGAAAAAGCTCTCACACCGCCCAGCGAGGACTTCAGCGCCTGGTACAACGAGGTGGTGCTGCGCGCCGAGCTCGCGGACTATTCGCCCGTACGTGGGTGCATGGTGATCCGCCCCTACGGCTACCGTCTCTGGGAGCTGATGCGGGACCGTCTCGATCAACGCTTCAAGGAGACGGGTCACCAGAACGCCTATTTCCCCCTCTTCATCCCGCAGTCGTTCCTGGCGCGCGAGGCCCAGCACGTGGAGGGGTTCGCCAAGGAGGCGGCGATCGTCACCCACACCCGCCTGAAGGTGGACGAGGGCGGCGGGCTCATCCCGGACCCGCTGTCGGAGCTGGAGGAGCCGCTGGTGGTCCGCCCCACCTCGGAGACGATCATCTACGAGATGTTCGCCCGGTGGGTGCAGAGCTATCGCGACCTTCCCCTGCTCTTCAACCAGTGGGCGAACGTGGTCCGCTGGGAGATGCGCACGCGGCTCTTCCTGCGCACCACCGAGTTCCTCTGGCAGGAGGGGCACACCGCGCACGCCACCGAGGCGGAGGCGGAGGAGGAGGCGCGGCGGATGCTCGGCGTCTACCGCGAGTTCAT from Longimicrobiaceae bacterium includes these protein-coding regions:
- a CDS encoding uroporphyrinogen-III synthase; this encodes MTFSASLSADSQSLPSRQPASGSDAAVDRRSESSNGSAGGLDSARVGLLEGRMGQELADLVRRHGGVPVVAPSVQEVALDARAEVEQLTDGLRNGLIDMVVFLTGAGVNALLSEAERIGRGRELAEGLRWVTTVCRGQKPRAALRQRGLPVSVMVPEPYTTSEVLDTLQRLSPRDRGVAVVHYGERNREIADALEGWGSRVMDLCVYEWSLPADTGPLEALIADLEAGRLDAVAFTSQVQVRHLFQVAGDKGRALGLMQALNTRTVVAAVGPTCARALEEVGVTPQVVPEHPKMGPMIVALGKHLRERRAAAHEGDL
- a CDS encoding helix-turn-helix domain-containing protein — encoded protein: MSTGLPDVRRWEVHRASEATGRAIHGSRPDDAIDLHGSTAQDGTSGSNGTSSPAAAIAETGPVLDRSLREMVSSYERRLIEEALRRTRGNRARAARLLQTTERILGYRIRQYGIDWKGFRR
- the hisS gene encoding histidine--tRNA ligase; the protein is MSNFASLPGFRDFYPEDLAVRSHIMAAWREVATRYGFQEYDGPPLEPTELYIEKSGPEIVQQLYNFTDKGGREVALRPEMTPTLARMVGARAGAMRKPIKWFSMPQLFRYERAQRGRLREHFQLNLDIIGETDVLADAELIAAAIDVLRCLGLDQNDFVARVSDRRLLRALLLHAQVPEERLTLVYNIVDKLEREPAERIAERLGTEAGLGPAVVEEVLAIFRHRDFDAVRDAYGGTEGIGEHIHRMHELFEALEAMGLGAYARFDLSVVRGLAYYTGIVFELFDARGELRAICGGGRYDDLLRVIAGVDLPALGFGMGDVVLRELLAERGKLPKVTRKLDYYMVTVTPQERAVMLQMVHQLRDSGRSVDYSLRHQPVGKQLKAAAAVGAHKAIILGPDELAEGMVVVRELARGEEVRVPFERLVEGG
- a CDS encoding aminoacyl--tRNA ligase-related protein, coding for MAEEKALTPPSEDFSAWYNEVVLRAELADYSPVRGCMVIRPYGYRLWELMRDRLDQRFKETGHQNAYFPLFIPQSFLAREAQHVEGFAKEAAIVTHTRLKVDEGGGLIPDPLSELEEPLVVRPTSETIIYEMFARWVQSYRDLPLLFNQWANVVRWEMRTRLFLRTTEFLWQEGHTAHATEAEAEEEARRMLGVYREFMEGWMAMPVVTGRKTESEKFAGALRTYSCEAMMGDNKALQAGTSHNLGQNFARQFDLKFAAESGVEEYAWNTSWGTSTRMVGGLVMTHGDER